A stretch of Bradyrhizobium sp. AZCC 2262 DNA encodes these proteins:
- a CDS encoding DUF4255 domain-containing protein, whose translation MANWRVIENTGRTIVRLIERQIAILGIPNVTVMLASAEAFPLLAAARDPFISVFLFQIGINGEMRNRPPQRRADGSYGRQSLPLELSYLITPWAVRDDNIPSDSAATGEEARLLGAVMQALYDNAEVGRSDLFEPVPVWAPDDGLQIVMESLPIDQHYRIWDAAELGYHLSAVYRARVASLEPTPDAAGAPVVEAGMELVP comes from the coding sequence ATGGCTAACTGGAGAGTGATCGAGAATACCGGGCGCACCATCGTCAGGCTGATCGAACGGCAGATCGCCATCCTCGGCATTCCCAACGTTACCGTGATGCTCGCCTCTGCCGAAGCCTTTCCGCTGCTTGCCGCCGCCAGAGACCCATTCATCTCGGTGTTCCTGTTCCAGATCGGCATCAACGGCGAAATGCGCAACCGCCCACCGCAGCGCCGTGCCGACGGCTCCTATGGCAGGCAGTCGCTGCCGCTCGAGCTCTCATATCTCATTACGCCATGGGCCGTTCGCGACGACAACATTCCCAGCGACAGCGCGGCCACCGGCGAGGAGGCGCGCCTTCTCGGCGCCGTCATGCAGGCGCTGTATGACAATGCGGAGGTCGGACGGAGCGACCTCTTCGAACCCGTGCCGGTCTGGGCCCCCGATGACGGCTTACAGATCGTCATGGAGTCGCTACCGATCGACCAGCACTACCGCATCTGGGATGCGGCCGAGCTTGGCTATCATCTGTCCGCCGTCTATCGCGCGCGCGTGGCAAGCCTCGAGCCCACGCCGGATGCCGCCGGCGCGCCGGTCGTCGAAGCCGGCATGGAGCTGGTGCCATGA
- a CDS encoding phage baseplate assembly protein V — MSQVAHRIIAECMRAVGEGGVAGLRYGEVKEITADGYILQWLSGTVRSLSAPARVARFMAGKERGAYFPFEIGDEVLVGFIDGCIDQPVIIGALHSDQDPVPGEVDTSDSNNTRALVSREGSRLSFDDTKGQTKVLLKSAGGIEIVLDDVAKSLTLKFNDSTKIVMNAQGVTVTGAQINLN, encoded by the coding sequence ATGAGCCAGGTTGCCCACAGAATCATTGCCGAATGCATGCGCGCGGTCGGCGAGGGCGGCGTTGCCGGGCTTCGCTATGGCGAGGTGAAGGAGATCACCGCTGACGGCTACATCCTCCAATGGCTGAGCGGCACGGTTCGTTCCCTCTCGGCGCCGGCGCGCGTCGCCCGCTTCATGGCGGGCAAGGAACGCGGCGCCTATTTCCCCTTCGAGATCGGCGACGAAGTGCTGGTCGGCTTTATCGACGGCTGCATCGACCAGCCGGTCATCATCGGTGCGCTGCATTCTGATCAGGACCCGGTGCCGGGCGAGGTCGACACGTCGGACTCGAACAACACCCGCGCTCTCGTCAGCCGCGAGGGCTCAAGATTGTCCTTCGACGACACCAAGGGCCAGACCAAGGTGCTGCTCAAATCGGCGGGCGGCATCGAGATCGTGCTCGACGATGTGGCCAAGAGCCTGACGCTCAAGTTCAACGACTCCACCAAGATCGTGATGAACGCCCAGGGCGTTACCGTCACCGGCGCGCAGATCAACCTGAATTGA
- a CDS encoding GPW/gp25 family protein — protein sequence MPDADPRLTGTRPYLGVGWAFPLRPVGGRLAYVSYEDDVEQAVEIILRTSPGERVMKPSFGAGLDSFLFAGNSPVTHRRVEGAVRQALLNDEPRITVERVTARAGDGDPNLMEIEVDYVVRRSNAFYNRVYPFYLNEAD from the coding sequence ATGCCTGACGCCGATCCCCGTCTCACCGGAACGCGGCCCTATCTCGGTGTCGGCTGGGCCTTTCCGCTGCGCCCGGTAGGCGGACGACTCGCTTACGTCTCCTATGAGGATGATGTCGAGCAGGCCGTCGAGATCATCCTCAGGACCAGTCCCGGCGAGCGGGTGATGAAGCCCAGCTTCGGCGCCGGCCTTGATTCCTTCCTGTTCGCCGGCAACAGCCCGGTCACCCATCGCCGCGTCGAAGGGGCGGTGAGGCAGGCGCTCCTCAACGACGAGCCGCGCATCACCGTCGAGCGGGTCACCGCGCGCGCCGGTGACGGCGATCCCAACCTGATGGAGATCGAGGTCGATTACGTCGTCCGCCGCTCCAACGCTTTCTACAACCGCGTCTATCCCTTCTATCTCAACGAGGCGGACTGA
- a CDS encoding phage tail sheath subtilisin-like domain-containing protein, with translation MPEYLHPGVYIEETSYRGKPIQGVSTSTAGFVGAARKGPEGRAQFVSSFAQFRRLYGDPISPVVGLGDYLGHSVKSFFENGGARCYVVRVLPGDALRSQIAIEQGIVLKLAPGVTVRGPTRNIRLNALRGVGDGTILHVWTRPDANSPFAESRQVTVASYDATRNIVTTDAGTQIPGGVTLDPDNTVFLIDNGAPANALVNGGGPTFSARNRGVDGDRIAVEVRPRDRAPVTLPAMSFGRQDPLIDVAVFPLAAAQTTIEFTAPALRRMRTGDVIRIGANQNLTVQAIADGDVTFSVVGGGAGNDHTGGANILLVDRGGPLGTAVTLGAAPAAFAIDMTAGAGPFGPAALPHDIAMLLRNGDVVRVDTGGVTTDVSITAVRVAEEIAAGQHVTLAAPGLATAEAGPAEARITTTGRGNPVINRIFLGSVAGLAAPQRAGSLEPLSIAANGAADPAHVLLVDPANNQVFLATVAGEFPAAVTSATWVAADALGVAADGTQVVRVTSTASFYTGAKVELDTGAAKIELVVEAVDTGARTVRFTTPLALGAGTTIDLPADPAARHVYLRTCEIDVVISEGGVVSETFEGLTWNNDQSTDAGLRYYADRINDAEIGSALVTVAPVAPQGTGFAQAPVTANGRPKWLGGGSNGTALTDNDLIGSDLGPGRRTGIEALSERDDIAIVAVPGVTVETVQQALLSHAERLRYRIAVLDAPQNALDVVSLLAHRNNYSSKYGAYYAPWLKALNPINGRVENFPPSGYAAGIYARSDNTVGVHKAPANEVVRNITDVVLPFTAGEQDVLNPSGVNLIRDLTPRGIRLWGARTTTDDQEWKYVNIRRLFIFVEHSIDIGTQWIVFEPNSEALWARVVESITAFLIGVWKSGALMGTTPEEAFFVRCDRTTMTQDDIDNGRLVCEIGLAPVAPAEFVIFRIGQFTASAT, from the coding sequence ATGCCTGAATATCTTCATCCCGGTGTCTACATCGAAGAGACGTCCTACCGCGGCAAGCCGATACAGGGCGTGTCGACCAGCACCGCGGGCTTTGTAGGCGCCGCGCGCAAGGGGCCCGAGGGCCGCGCCCAGTTCGTCTCGAGCTTCGCGCAGTTCCGCCGCTTGTACGGCGATCCCATCTCGCCGGTGGTTGGCCTTGGCGACTATCTCGGTCATTCCGTGAAGTCCTTCTTCGAAAATGGCGGCGCGCGCTGCTACGTGGTGCGCGTGCTGCCGGGCGACGCGCTGCGATCGCAGATCGCCATCGAACAAGGCATCGTATTGAAGCTTGCTCCCGGCGTCACGGTTCGTGGCCCGACGCGCAATATCCGCCTCAATGCGCTGCGCGGGGTCGGCGACGGCACCATCCTGCACGTATGGACGAGGCCGGACGCCAACAGTCCGTTTGCCGAAAGCCGTCAGGTCACCGTCGCAAGCTACGATGCGACACGCAACATCGTTACCACCGACGCCGGCACGCAAATCCCCGGCGGCGTGACCCTCGATCCCGACAACACGGTGTTCCTGATCGATAACGGCGCACCGGCCAACGCCCTGGTCAATGGCGGCGGGCCGACATTCTCCGCTAGGAATCGCGGTGTCGATGGCGACAGGATTGCTGTCGAGGTCCGGCCGCGCGACCGTGCGCCGGTGACGCTGCCGGCGATGTCCTTCGGTCGCCAGGATCCGCTGATCGATGTGGCCGTGTTCCCGCTGGCTGCCGCGCAAACCACTATCGAGTTCACCGCGCCCGCGCTTCGCCGCATGCGTACCGGTGACGTCATCAGGATCGGAGCCAACCAAAACCTCACGGTGCAGGCCATTGCCGACGGCGACGTGACCTTCAGCGTTGTCGGCGGCGGCGCCGGAAACGATCATACAGGCGGGGCCAATATCTTGCTCGTCGACCGCGGCGGCCCGCTCGGCACAGCTGTGACGCTGGGTGCGGCTCCCGCCGCTTTTGCGATCGATATGACGGCTGGCGCCGGGCCATTTGGGCCTGCGGCACTACCCCACGACATCGCCATGCTGCTCCGTAACGGCGACGTGGTGCGCGTCGACACCGGCGGCGTCACGACCGATGTCAGCATCACTGCCGTGCGCGTCGCCGAGGAGATCGCGGCCGGACAGCATGTGACGCTGGCGGCGCCTGGGCTCGCAACCGCCGAAGCCGGTCCCGCTGAGGCCCGTATCACCACGACTGGCCGGGGCAACCCGGTGATCAACCGTATCTTTCTCGGTAGCGTCGCGGGCCTTGCCGCCCCGCAGCGCGCCGGCAGCCTCGAGCCCTTGTCGATCGCAGCCAACGGCGCCGCCGATCCGGCCCATGTGCTGCTCGTCGACCCCGCGAACAACCAGGTGTTCCTGGCCACGGTGGCCGGCGAATTTCCGGCGGCCGTCACGTCGGCCACATGGGTCGCGGCCGACGCGCTCGGCGTCGCCGCCGACGGCACGCAGGTGGTGCGTGTCACCAGCACCGCGAGCTTCTATACCGGCGCCAAGGTCGAGCTCGACACCGGTGCCGCGAAGATCGAGCTGGTCGTCGAGGCCGTCGACACTGGCGCCAGAACCGTACGGTTCACCACGCCGCTGGCTCTGGGCGCCGGCACCACCATCGACCTCCCGGCCGACCCCGCGGCCCGCCACGTCTATCTCAGGACCTGCGAGATCGACGTTGTGATCTCGGAAGGCGGCGTCGTCAGTGAAACCTTCGAGGGGCTGACCTGGAACAATGACCAATCGACCGATGCCGGCCTGCGCTACTATGCCGACCGCATCAACGATGCGGAGATCGGCTCGGCGCTCGTCACCGTGGCGCCTGTCGCGCCGCAAGGAACAGGCTTCGCGCAGGCGCCGGTCACCGCCAACGGCAGGCCGAAATGGTTGGGTGGCGGCTCCAACGGCACGGCGCTGACCGACAACGACCTGATCGGCAGCGATCTGGGTCCCGGCCGGCGCACCGGCATCGAGGCCTTGTCGGAACGCGACGACATCGCCATCGTCGCCGTGCCCGGCGTAACCGTCGAGACCGTGCAGCAGGCGCTGCTATCCCATGCCGAGCGCCTGCGCTACCGCATCGCCGTGCTCGATGCGCCCCAGAATGCCCTCGATGTCGTGTCCCTGCTGGCGCACCGGAACAACTACAGCAGCAAATACGGCGCCTACTATGCGCCATGGCTGAAGGCGTTGAACCCGATCAATGGCAGGGTCGAAAACTTCCCGCCATCGGGCTACGCCGCCGGCATCTATGCCCGCTCCGACAACACCGTTGGCGTTCACAAGGCGCCGGCCAACGAGGTGGTGCGCAACATCACCGATGTCGTCCTGCCTTTCACGGCCGGCGAGCAGGACGTGCTCAACCCCAGTGGTGTGAACCTCATCCGCGATCTGACGCCGCGCGGCATCAGGCTGTGGGGGGCCCGCACCACGACGGACGACCAGGAATGGAAATACGTCAACATCCGCCGGCTGTTCATCTTTGTCGAGCATTCGATCGACATCGGCACGCAATGGATCGTGTTCGAGCCGAACAGCGAAGCTCTATGGGCGCGCGTCGTCGAGTCGATAACCGCGTTCCTGATCGGTGTGTGGAAGAGCGGCGCGCTGATGGGAACGACGCCCGAGGAGGCCTTCTTCGTCAGGTGCGACCGCACGACCATGACCCAGGACGACATCGATAACGGGCGGCTCGTCTGCGAGATCGGTCTCGCGCCCGTGGCCCCGGCGGAATTCGTCATCTTCCGCATCGGCCAGTTCACGGCCTCGGCGACCTGA
- a CDS encoding phage late control D family protein produces MDSDFQPATETPPGTAFHAPQVRLVSGAGEPIESDGMPISPDIIAAKVTLTHSGVGQVEVVLNNQRHDSDGRPLSPPWRYNNLKPIGFGARIRVDMRYGAEGWTPMVLARITDMGFTFPQAGGALVTLKGEDLLSLLRVNPDADKKYPDMHEIDMVRDVLDVSQCGLKLAGNGEPEFSTEMTNVTRKKDTTYLKFIEGFAERMDYEIFVDFDDSEPGKAGRNPGEADKRDVSFHFEPARSGTLDPLVTLQWGRDIIDFMPQFAVWDVLTKCTATGSVPKGRGAISVEVDLEDAISGELHTAPDGVAPLSAGEARSSAFADENRPDDNAPAKQVSNIDEERARLFATAELRKSARKFLTAELTTIGFTRLKPGIHVELKGVSAPFNGIYYVTRAVHSLNSQGYITTASLRRPGMLDAALYPGSGL; encoded by the coding sequence ATGGACAGCGACTTCCAGCCCGCGACAGAGACCCCTCCCGGCACGGCGTTTCATGCGCCGCAGGTGAGGCTGGTTAGCGGCGCCGGCGAACCGATCGAAAGCGACGGCATGCCGATCTCCCCCGATATCATCGCCGCCAAGGTGACGCTGACGCATAGTGGCGTCGGCCAGGTCGAGGTGGTGCTCAACAACCAGCGCCACGACAGCGACGGCCGACCGCTGTCGCCGCCATGGCGCTACAACAATCTCAAGCCCATCGGCTTTGGCGCCAGGATCCGGGTCGACATGCGTTACGGCGCCGAAGGCTGGACGCCGATGGTCCTGGCACGGATCACCGACATGGGCTTCACCTTCCCGCAGGCCGGCGGCGCGCTGGTGACGCTGAAGGGCGAGGACCTGCTGAGCCTGCTGCGTGTCAATCCCGATGCCGACAAGAAATATCCCGACATGCACGAGATCGACATGGTGCGGGACGTGCTCGACGTCTCGCAGTGCGGTCTCAAGCTCGCCGGCAACGGCGAGCCCGAGTTTTCGACCGAGATGACCAACGTAACCCGCAAGAAGGACACGACCTACCTCAAGTTCATCGAAGGCTTCGCCGAGCGCATGGACTACGAGATCTTCGTCGATTTCGACGATTCCGAGCCAGGTAAGGCGGGACGCAATCCCGGCGAGGCCGACAAGCGCGACGTGAGCTTCCACTTCGAGCCGGCGCGGTCCGGCACGCTCGATCCGCTCGTCACGCTGCAATGGGGCCGCGACATCATCGATTTCATGCCGCAGTTCGCGGTGTGGGACGTGCTCACCAAATGTACGGCCACCGGCAGCGTGCCGAAGGGGCGCGGCGCCATCTCGGTCGAGGTCGATCTCGAGGATGCGATCAGTGGCGAACTCCACACCGCTCCCGATGGTGTCGCGCCGCTGTCGGCCGGAGAGGCGCGCTCCAGCGCGTTCGCCGACGAGAATCGGCCGGATGACAATGCGCCCGCCAAGCAGGTGAGCAACATCGACGAGGAACGCGCCAGGCTTTTCGCCACGGCGGAGCTGCGCAAGTCCGCGCGCAAGTTCCTCACCGCCGAACTCACCACCATCGGCTTCACCAGGCTGAAGCCCGGCATCCATGTCGAGCTCAAGGGCGTGTCGGCGCCGTTCAACGGCATCTATTACGTCACGCGCGCCGTCCACAGCCTCAACAGTCAAGGCTACATCACCACGGCCAGTCTGCGTCGGCCCGGCATGCTGGACGCTGCGCTCTATCCAGGGAGCGGCTTATGA
- a CDS encoding phage tail sheath subtilisin-like domain-containing protein produces MTVSIGYSIPGVYREPRPRAEGFPRVRTDVAGFVGAAGPQHIGKAVVVEDWKSYVAEFRQDDRKRPIEAPAGGALEMAVRDFFANGGRRLWIVNVAARIDAVSPQELLNDMLGIGQSLESHGLELLLRQDDVSLVALPDLDAVQVSEDDGGEPVSLPGDPCFGRCGRRTSDDAVIAHRAGPKLTAERIFSNEDVKFAQRYLLERLEQESWRWFAVLAPPPGLQASAVVNWRQSLTRHMAPSNARTLLDIDEGSDQGALYWPWLIMQDSPGAPQSLRSPVGAITGLFAATDLAEGPQAAPANKSLFGVVGLETDIGDEENRVAYDAGVNVVRALPGRGIRVWGARTLLWQDQRSKGEPLAFVNARRCLSAIARSAWVVGQPLVFQPNTVIPRIRLHQTLTGYLLQVFASGALMGDRPEQGFFVQVEPAAESPEGQLVCRIGVALAAAAEFIVFRIGRESGVIETMEAA; encoded by the coding sequence ATGACCGTGAGCATTGGCTATTCCATTCCTGGCGTCTACCGCGAGCCGAGGCCGCGGGCGGAAGGCTTCCCGCGGGTTCGAACCGATGTGGCGGGCTTTGTCGGTGCCGCGGGCCCGCAGCATATCGGCAAGGCGGTGGTTGTCGAGGACTGGAAGAGCTATGTCGCCGAATTCCGCCAGGACGATCGCAAGCGGCCGATCGAAGCGCCCGCCGGCGGGGCGCTGGAGATGGCCGTCCGCGACTTCTTCGCCAATGGCGGCCGTCGGCTGTGGATCGTCAATGTCGCCGCGCGCATCGACGCCGTCTCACCGCAGGAATTACTCAACGACATGCTGGGTATCGGCCAGTCGCTGGAGTCCCACGGACTTGAACTGCTGCTGCGCCAGGATGATGTGTCGCTGGTGGCGCTGCCCGATCTCGACGCGGTGCAGGTGAGCGAGGACGATGGCGGCGAGCCGGTCTCGCTCCCTGGTGATCCCTGCTTCGGACGTTGCGGCCGCCGCACCAGCGACGATGCCGTCATCGCCCATCGCGCCGGGCCGAAGCTCACAGCAGAGCGCATCTTCAGCAACGAGGATGTGAAATTTGCCCAGCGCTATCTGCTCGAACGGCTTGAACAGGAGTCCTGGCGATGGTTCGCCGTGCTGGCGCCGCCGCCGGGGCTTCAAGCCTCCGCTGTCGTCAACTGGCGCCAGAGCCTTACCCGCCACATGGCGCCGAGCAACGCGCGTACGCTGCTCGATATCGATGAGGGCTCGGACCAGGGTGCGCTCTATTGGCCGTGGCTCATCATGCAGGATTCGCCCGGCGCGCCGCAAAGCCTTCGCTCGCCGGTCGGCGCCATTACGGGCCTGTTTGCCGCAACCGATCTGGCCGAAGGGCCGCAGGCGGCACCTGCCAACAAGTCGCTGTTCGGCGTGGTCGGTCTCGAAACCGATATCGGCGACGAGGAGAACCGCGTCGCCTACGATGCCGGCGTCAACGTCGTCCGCGCGCTGCCCGGTCGGGGCATCCGCGTCTGGGGCGCCCGCACGCTGCTGTGGCAGGACCAAAGGTCGAAGGGCGAGCCGCTCGCCTTCGTCAATGCCCGGCGCTGCCTGTCGGCGATTGCGCGCAGTGCCTGGGTCGTGGGCCAGCCGCTGGTGTTCCAACCCAACACCGTGATCCCGCGCATCAGACTGCATCAGACCTTGACCGGCTACCTGCTGCAGGTCTTCGCCAGTGGCGCGTTGATGGGCGACCGGCCGGAGCAGGGCTTCTTTGTCCAGGTCGAGCCCGCAGCGGAATCGCCCGAAGGCCAGTTGGTCTGCCGCATCGGCGTGGCGCTGGCGGCGGCCGCAGAATTCATCGTCTTCCGCATCGGACGCGAGAGCGGCGTCATCGAAACGATGGAGGCAGCATGA
- a CDS encoding phage tail protein: MIFPLVQPVLKISFLVTMWDTPDSDGGGVGGVLSSVGTAVLNAAAAFLAGGFSTVEGLETLNQLETYQEGGDNQNELRFFSRATYAKIAMKRGVTFNTDIWDWQNQVVLKGRKSRKSGSIVLMDTKQLFDVGVGAAPPFQHFPVAAWTFHNALPTRLTGPGLDARDGSGPAAVAIETLELHAERVERMSLSLVPGIADLNSALTGLIGAGAGAAAGLGAAGLSAL, encoded by the coding sequence ATGATCTTCCCTCTCGTCCAGCCTGTTCTCAAGATTTCCTTCCTGGTCACCATGTGGGACACGCCCGATTCCGACGGCGGCGGTGTCGGCGGTGTGCTCAGCTCGGTCGGAACGGCCGTACTCAATGCCGCGGCCGCCTTCCTCGCCGGCGGCTTCTCGACCGTCGAGGGCCTCGAGACGCTGAACCAGCTCGAAACCTACCAGGAGGGCGGCGACAACCAGAATGAGCTGCGCTTCTTCTCGCGCGCAACCTACGCCAAGATCGCCATGAAGCGCGGCGTCACCTTCAACACCGATATCTGGGACTGGCAGAACCAGGTGGTGCTGAAGGGCCGCAAGTCGCGCAAGAGCGGCTCGATCGTTCTCATGGACACCAAGCAGCTCTTTGACGTCGGTGTCGGGGCCGCTCCTCCGTTTCAGCATTTCCCGGTTGCCGCCTGGACCTTCCACAATGCACTGCCGACAAGGCTCACCGGGCCAGGGCTCGACGCCCGCGACGGTTCGGGGCCGGCCGCCGTCGCCATCGAAACGCTCGAGCTCCATGCCGAGCGCGTCGAACGAATGTCGCTGTCGCTGGTGCCAGGCATCGCCGATCTCAATTCCGCGCTGACCGGATTGATCGGCGCCGGTGCCGGAGCCGCCGCCGGCCTCGGCGCGGCCGGCCTGTCGGCTCTTTAG
- a CDS encoding DUF4150 domain-containing protein — protein MGKPITTTAQGICFAFPNVCYTPPVSIPLPLGVPIPYPSIGKLADTQSAATSVKAGGSPVVLKRSKIQTTTSDSAGSLGGVISHTFGKEVEFVSASGSVFANGSAVVRMFDKTKQNHGNANGIVLGGFPRVMVGD, from the coding sequence ATGGGCAAGCCGATCACCACCACGGCGCAAGGCATCTGCTTCGCCTTTCCCAATGTCTGCTACACGCCGCCGGTCAGCATTCCATTGCCGCTCGGGGTGCCGATTCCCTATCCGTCGATCGGCAAGCTCGCCGATACCCAGTCTGCTGCCACCAGCGTGAAGGCCGGCGGCAGCCCCGTGGTGCTGAAGCGCAGCAAGATCCAGACGACGACCAGCGATTCTGCGGGATCGTTGGGCGGCGTCATCTCGCACACCTTTGGCAAGGAGGTCGAGTTCGTATCGGCCTCGGGCAGCGTCTTTGCCAACGGCTCGGCCGTCGTGCGGATGTTCGACAAGACCAAGCAGAACCACGGCAACGCCAACGGCATCGTGCTCGGCGGGTTTCCGCGCGTCATGGTGGGAGATTGA
- a CDS encoding phage tail protein: MATPRPNGNPYSNFNFVVEINNAEIAAFSEVTGLDSENTPIEYREGADATSAPRQLPGMEKYSPVQLKRGITGSTALWDWRKEVRDGGTTFPASRNVTIKLLDEKHDRSKPAMTWTLTNAWPSKLTGPSLSAKGNDFAVEQLDLVHERLDIS; this comes from the coding sequence ATGGCTACTCCACGCCCCAACGGCAATCCCTATTCGAACTTCAACTTCGTGGTGGAGATCAACAACGCCGAGATCGCCGCCTTCTCGGAGGTGACCGGTCTCGACAGCGAGAACACGCCGATCGAGTACCGCGAAGGTGCCGACGCCACCTCGGCGCCACGACAGCTTCCGGGCATGGAAAAGTATTCCCCGGTGCAGCTCAAGCGCGGCATCACCGGATCGACCGCGTTGTGGGATTGGCGCAAGGAGGTGCGCGACGGCGGCACCACGTTCCCGGCCTCGCGCAACGTCACCATCAAGCTGCTCGACGAAAAGCACGATCGCAGCAAGCCCGCCATGACCTGGACGCTAACCAACGCCTGGCCCTCGAAGCTCACCGGGCCCTCGCTGTCCGCGAAGGGCAACGACTTCGCCGTCGAACAGCTCGACCTCGTTCACGAACGGCTCGACATCTCGTGA
- a CDS encoding CIS tube protein, with product MALDRATLTNVSKPAQPSVPVMFNPKELVITRNMLYPEISVPGLDMPLQQFVRGESRTLTAELFLDRSNTGDSLADDLGKLRQFVEIDSDLHAPPVCLFAWGDTSFTGVMAEFSEKFHMFDESGKVLRARVTVKLKSYEAATQQFKRLNKQSPDRTKARTARAGDRLDLIAFSEYGDPALWPVLADANGLERPRLLQPGTLIRVPPL from the coding sequence ATGGCGCTCGACCGGGCCACGCTCACCAACGTCTCGAAGCCGGCGCAACCGTCGGTGCCGGTGATGTTCAATCCCAAGGAACTCGTCATCACCCGCAACATGCTCTACCCGGAGATCTCGGTGCCCGGCCTCGACATGCCGCTGCAGCAGTTCGTGCGCGGCGAAAGCCGGACGCTGACGGCGGAGTTGTTCCTCGACCGCTCGAACACCGGCGACTCGCTTGCCGACGATCTCGGCAAGCTCCGCCAGTTCGTCGAGATCGATAGCGACCTGCATGCGCCACCGGTTTGCCTCTTCGCGTGGGGCGATACCAGCTTCACCGGCGTGATGGCGGAGTTCTCCGAGAAATTCCACATGTTCGACGAGTCTGGAAAAGTGTTGCGTGCCCGCGTCACCGTGAAGCTCAAGTCCTACGAGGCGGCGACCCAGCAGTTCAAGCGTCTCAACAAGCAGTCGCCCGACCGCACCAAGGCCCGGACCGCCAGGGCCGGCGACCGCCTCGACCTGATCGCCTTCAGCGAATACGGCGATCCGGCGCTGTGGCCGGTGCTCGCCGATGCCAATGGCCTCGAACGGCCGCGGCTCCTTCAACCCGGCACCCTGATCCGCGTGCCGCCGCTCTAG